One window from the genome of Pseudonocardia hierapolitana encodes:
- a CDS encoding transposase, whose protein sequence is MDARHELTDSSTAQTNRLRALLLGGDDRDRDFARGTLTDTRLAALARHRPARDASREQVVRQAEIRRLALALRGSHRALRANSRELQRIVDDLAPGLTDRRGIGPITAAQAIISFSHPGRCRNEGAFAALAGASPLEASSGHIKRHRLNRGGDRALNSALHTIAMVRMRSCPTTKAYLARRTAEGKTTREIRRCLKRYIARELYRFLTATITTTSSNASSAA, encoded by the coding sequence ATGGACGCCCGCCACGAGCTCACCGACAGCTCGACCGCTCAGACCAACCGGCTACGCGCACTGCTGCTGGGCGGCGACGACCGCGACCGTGACTTCGCCCGTGGCACGCTCACCGACACCAGGCTCGCTGCGCTGGCCCGCCACCGTCCGGCCCGCGATGCCAGCCGCGAGCAGGTCGTGCGCCAGGCCGAGATCCGGCGCCTCGCTCTCGCACTGCGAGGGTCTCACCGCGCACTACGGGCCAACAGCCGCGAACTCCAGCGCATCGTGGACGACCTCGCTCCCGGGCTGACCGACCGCCGCGGCATCGGCCCGATCACCGCCGCCCAAGCGATCATCAGCTTCTCCCACCCCGGGCGCTGCCGCAACGAGGGCGCCTTCGCCGCGCTCGCCGGCGCCAGCCCGCTCGAGGCCAGCAGCGGCCACATCAAGCGGCACCGGCTCAACCGCGGCGGTGACCGCGCCCTCAACAGCGCACTGCACACCATCGCGATGGTCCGCATGCGCAGCTGCCCCACGACCAAGGCCTACCTCGCCCGCCGCACCGCCGAAGGGAAGACCACCCGAGAGATCCGACGCTGCCTCAAGCGCTACATCGCGCGCGAGCTCTACCGCTTCCTCACCGCGACCATCACGACCACAAGCAGCAACGCGTCCTCAGCCGCTTGA
- a CDS encoding methyltransferase, translated as MTPAARLARLTDGYVVTQLLWVAAELRIADALADGPRTAEELATQVGADAGVLRRVLRGLAAEEVLEDLPDGRFALTATGRLLRDGVEGSQRGAVLARGGLYYGALAGLLDAVRDGGVPFERVHGRTFFDHLDAHPAESARFQGSMAVRAAREAAAVVEAYDFRRFRTLVDVGGGTGVLLAAILRAAPGVSAVLFDRPEVVRDAQVPHVGGDFFAEVPAGAEAYVLSRVIHDWSDADAVAILRTVRRAIPDTGTLLLVEAVLPARAADDPAAVRMDVHILTLLGGQERTAAEFAVLLDAAGFRLDRVLPTGPGSGVHVLVARTAPDRDDRSA; from the coding sequence ATGACTCCTGCCGCCCGGCTCGCCCGCCTGACCGACGGTTATGTCGTCACGCAGCTGCTGTGGGTCGCGGCCGAGCTGCGGATCGCCGACGCGCTCGCCGACGGTCCGCGCACCGCGGAGGAGCTCGCGACGCAGGTCGGCGCCGACGCGGGCGTGCTGCGCCGGGTACTGCGGGGCCTGGCCGCCGAGGAGGTGCTCGAGGACCTGCCCGACGGCCGCTTCGCGCTCACGGCCACCGGCCGGTTGCTGCGGGACGGCGTCGAGGGCTCGCAGCGGGGCGCGGTGCTCGCCCGCGGAGGGCTCTACTACGGCGCGCTGGCGGGGCTGCTCGACGCGGTGCGCGACGGTGGTGTCCCGTTCGAGCGCGTCCACGGCCGGACCTTCTTCGACCACCTCGACGCCCACCCGGCCGAGAGCGCCCGGTTCCAGGGGTCGATGGCCGTCCGCGCGGCGCGCGAGGCGGCCGCGGTCGTGGAGGCGTACGACTTCCGGCGATTCCGCACGCTCGTCGACGTCGGCGGCGGCACGGGCGTGCTGCTCGCGGCGATCCTGCGGGCGGCGCCGGGGGTGTCCGCGGTGCTGTTCGACCGGCCCGAGGTCGTGCGCGACGCGCAGGTGCCGCACGTCGGCGGCGACTTCTTCGCCGAGGTTCCCGCCGGGGCGGAGGCCTACGTGCTCTCGCGCGTGATCCACGACTGGTCGGACGCCGACGCCGTCGCGATCCTGAGGACCGTCCGCCGCGCGATCCCGGACACCGGCACGCTGCTGCTCGTCGAGGCGGTGCTCCCGGCCCGGGCGGCCGACGACCCGGCGGCCGTGCGGATGGACGTGCACATCCTGACGTTGCTGGGAGGCCAGGAGCGGACGGCAGCTGAGTTCGCCGTGCTGCTGGACGCCGCCGGGTTCCGGCTCGACCGCGTCCTCCCGACCGGCCCGGGGAGCGGTGTGCACGTCCTCGTCGCCCGCACTGCGCCTGATCGCGACGATCGGTCGGCATGA
- a CDS encoding group II truncated hemoglobin: MTDTVPTLYEWCGGSAALHRLTDVFYEKVLADPLLEPIFRNMSPDHQDHVARWFGEVFRGPTEYTDQLGGYPAMLSHHIGLAITEEQRARWAQLIAQSADEAGLPDDPEFRSAFVAYVEWGTRIAKANSAPGADPPTDYPTPRWGWGEAPPYIP, encoded by the coding sequence GTGACCGACACCGTTCCCACCCTGTACGAGTGGTGCGGCGGCTCCGCCGCACTGCACCGCCTCACCGACGTCTTCTACGAGAAGGTGCTCGCCGACCCGCTGCTCGAACCGATCTTCCGGAACATGAGCCCCGACCACCAGGACCATGTGGCCCGGTGGTTCGGCGAGGTGTTCCGCGGGCCCACCGAGTACACCGACCAGCTCGGCGGCTACCCGGCCATGCTCTCCCACCACATCGGGCTCGCGATCACCGAGGAGCAGCGGGCCCGGTGGGCCCAGCTGATCGCGCAGAGCGCCGACGAGGCGGGCCTGCCCGACGACCCCGAGTTCCGCTCCGCATTCGTCGCCTACGTCGAGTGGGGCACCCGCATCGCCAAGGCCAACTCGGCGCCGGGCGCCGACCCGCCCACGGACTACCCGACCCCGCGCTGGGGCTGGGGAGAGGCGCCGCCCTACATCCCCTGA
- a CDS encoding HpcH/HpaI aldolase family protein, whose product MNALDLTSDVVGGWLQLPGSATAEIMGTVGFGFVCLDQQHGLIGDDALLPMLQALAATRTPAIVRVPANDAAAIGRALDRGAAGVLVPLVGSAEEAASAVAACHHPPRGSRSYGPTRPAWAPLQAEPICIVMIETVDAVEQAEAIAAVEGLDAVFVGPSDLALSAGLPVSAQLDDPGFADLVRRVAQVCRERGLPLGIYSASPAHVHRFRGLGCTFFTLMSETALLRQAAVQKLTECR is encoded by the coding sequence GTGAACGCACTCGATCTCACCTCCGACGTCGTCGGCGGCTGGTTGCAGCTGCCCGGCTCCGCCACCGCGGAGATCATGGGCACCGTCGGGTTCGGCTTCGTGTGCCTGGACCAGCAGCACGGCCTGATCGGTGACGATGCCCTGCTGCCGATGCTGCAGGCGCTCGCCGCCACCCGAACACCGGCGATCGTGCGCGTGCCGGCCAACGATGCGGCCGCGATCGGGCGGGCGCTGGACCGGGGCGCGGCCGGCGTGCTCGTCCCGCTGGTCGGCAGCGCCGAGGAGGCGGCGAGCGCGGTCGCAGCCTGCCACCACCCGCCGCGCGGCAGCCGCAGCTACGGCCCGACCCGCCCGGCCTGGGCGCCGCTGCAGGCCGAGCCGATCTGCATCGTGATGATCGAGACCGTCGATGCGGTCGAGCAGGCGGAGGCGATCGCCGCCGTCGAGGGCCTCGACGCGGTGTTCGTCGGCCCGTCCGATCTCGCGCTCAGCGCAGGCCTCCCGGTCTCCGCGCAGCTGGACGACCCGGGCTTCGCCGACCTGGTGCGGCGCGTCGCGCAGGTGTGCCGGGAGCGCGGGCTGCCCCTGGGGATCTACAGCGCCTCCCCGGCGCACGTGCACCGCTTCCGCGGGCTGGGCTGCACGTTCTTCACGCTGATGTCGGAGACGGCGCTGCTGCGCCAGGCGGCGGTTCAGAAGCTCACCGAGTGCCGATAG
- a CDS encoding ABC transporter substrate-binding protein, which translates to MRLLGLLLAGLLAVTACSTAAPETTGSGSWSYTDDLGHTVTLDERPTRIAGLTDVVASLWNYGIQPVAAFGYTGISQDERFAGRDLSGVAELGPMYGQIDLEALAAAEPDLIVTHAYPVDAAGTIDPQAPLYGFADLAQQEAAARIAPIVAITMDGSAVQVIDRTAQLALAIGADPAVVTGARADYDAAADRLRAAAMSGLQVLVVAAYPAEGFYVAKAPDDPTLTAFADLGVRFVDPGGSAYYWEIVSWENVGSLPADVVLESRIDDMTAEQILAQPTFARTPAGQARQVYSWVFATMDYSAQAAYMNEVAGHLESARKVV; encoded by the coding sequence ATGCGACTGCTCGGCCTGCTCCTCGCCGGCCTGCTTGCCGTGACGGCCTGCTCCACCGCGGCGCCCGAGACCACCGGCAGCGGGAGCTGGTCCTACACCGACGACCTCGGCCACACCGTCACGCTGGACGAGCGGCCCACCCGCATCGCCGGGCTCACCGACGTCGTCGCGTCGCTGTGGAACTACGGGATCCAGCCGGTGGCGGCGTTCGGCTACACCGGGATCAGCCAGGACGAGCGCTTCGCCGGGCGCGACCTGTCCGGCGTGGCCGAGCTCGGCCCGATGTACGGGCAGATCGACCTCGAAGCGCTCGCAGCGGCCGAGCCGGATCTGATCGTCACGCACGCCTACCCCGTCGACGCCGCCGGCACGATCGACCCGCAGGCCCCGCTCTACGGGTTCGCCGACCTCGCCCAGCAGGAGGCCGCGGCCCGCATCGCCCCGATCGTCGCGATCACGATGGACGGGTCGGCGGTGCAGGTCATCGACCGCACCGCGCAGCTGGCGCTCGCCATCGGCGCCGATCCGGCGGTCGTCACCGGCGCCCGCGCCGACTACGACGCGGCGGCCGACCGCCTGCGCGCGGCGGCGATGTCCGGGCTGCAGGTGCTGGTGGTGGCCGCGTACCCGGCCGAGGGCTTCTACGTCGCGAAGGCCCCCGACGACCCGACGCTCACGGCGTTCGCCGACCTCGGTGTCCGGTTCGTCGACCCGGGCGGCTCCGCCTACTACTGGGAGATCGTGAGCTGGGAGAACGTCGGCTCGCTGCCCGCCGACGTCGTGCTCGAGTCGAGGATCGACGACATGACCGCCGAGCAGATCCTCGCGCAGCCGACGTTCGCGCGGACGCCTGCGGGACAGGCGCGCCAGGTCTACTCGTGGGTGTTCGCGACGATGGACTACTCCGCACAGGCCGCGTACATGAACGAGGTGGCCGGGCACCTCGAGTCGGCGCGCAAGGTGGTGTGA
- a CDS encoding NAD(P)/FAD-dependent oxidoreductase: MHVIVIGAGVVGAAVATALARRGADVTVLDAGRPGAGTTTTSFAWVNANNKDPLPYFELNNAGVAAHHALAGGPTPWFFPTGHLEWATTDEHATQLAARVAKLEGRGYPVRRLTRAEALALEPDLVAPADAEFVFYPQEAHTLPGLLHARLLGEARDRGATVVPHTEVTGIDLGAPAVTTASGDEHGADVIVSCAGRWSTSVAALAGLDVPLLDPDLAGSATVGFLATTEPVPARLSRILTHSRLNVRPDGGGRLLLQALDLDGAADPAAPPPADGPLAAEITGRLPDVLALTGGTRLEKIRVGQRPLPADGLTIAGFADPDRRFYAVATHSGITLAPLLGDLVTDELFGAESPLLAAFRPTRFARGATEVTPTAARRPGEQ, translated from the coding sequence GTGCACGTCATCGTGATCGGAGCAGGAGTCGTGGGCGCGGCCGTCGCGACGGCGCTGGCCCGCCGCGGCGCCGACGTCACCGTGCTCGACGCCGGCCGGCCCGGCGCGGGCACGACCACGACGTCGTTCGCGTGGGTCAACGCGAACAACAAGGACCCGCTGCCCTACTTCGAGCTCAACAACGCCGGCGTCGCGGCGCACCACGCGCTGGCCGGCGGGCCCACGCCGTGGTTCTTCCCCACCGGGCACCTGGAGTGGGCCACCACCGACGAGCACGCCACGCAGCTCGCCGCGCGCGTCGCGAAGCTGGAGGGCCGCGGCTACCCGGTGCGGCGGCTCACCCGTGCCGAGGCCCTGGCCCTGGAACCCGACCTCGTCGCGCCGGCCGACGCCGAGTTCGTGTTCTACCCGCAAGAGGCCCACACCCTGCCCGGCCTGCTGCACGCCCGCCTGCTCGGGGAGGCCCGCGACCGGGGCGCGACGGTGGTGCCGCACACCGAGGTGACCGGCATCGACCTCGGGGCGCCCGCCGTCACCACCGCGAGCGGTGACGAGCACGGCGCCGACGTCATCGTGAGCTGCGCGGGCCGGTGGAGCACCTCGGTGGCGGCGCTCGCCGGCCTCGACGTCCCCCTGCTCGACCCGGACCTGGCCGGATCGGCGACCGTCGGGTTCCTGGCCACGACGGAGCCGGTACCCGCCCGGCTCTCGCGGATCCTCACCCACTCCCGGCTCAACGTGCGCCCCGACGGCGGCGGCCGGCTGCTGCTGCAGGCCCTCGACCTGGACGGCGCGGCCGACCCGGCCGCCCCACCGCCCGCCGACGGCCCGCTCGCCGCCGAGATCACCGGCCGGCTCCCCGACGTGCTCGCCCTCACCGGGGGCACTCGGCTGGAGAAGATCCGCGTCGGGCAACGCCCGCTGCCCGCGGACGGCCTGACGATCGCCGGCTTCGCCGACCCGGACCGCCGCTTCTACGCGGTGGCGACCCACAGCGGCATCACCCTCGCCCCGCTCCTGGGTGACCTGGTGACCGACGAGCTGTTCGGCGCGGAGTCGCCGCTGCTGGCGGCCTTCCGCCCGACCCGCTTCGCGCGCGGCGCCACGGAGGTGACCCCGACGGCGGCGAGGCGCCCGGGCGAGCAGTAG
- a CDS encoding ABC transporter substrate-binding protein translates to MKATALCAALAAAVLVSACGAGGRPEGGGAGTEAEVGITPTSVKVGAHFPLTGVAAPGYSEIPTGTKAYFDFVNAAGGIHGRQIEYVFRDDAYNPTQTSQVVNELVLQDQVFAMMGGLGTPTHSAVLDHLNSEGVPDLFVSSGSLLWDQPAENPMTFGWQPDYEIEAKIIGQYVAQNFPQARVGLFLQDDDLGRDAEIGARRYLENQIVAAERYTPGNTDVAPQIAALQAAGADLVIGFNVPSYTALSQLQSLRLNYRPQWIYSNIGSDPALVGSLLARFSEGAVTDAGLLEGVLTTEYLPGVDTPDNPWTQLFQRVWDAHGGEGELTNYRVYGMSEAYTFVQALQAAGPNPTREGIVDAVERAGGSFTGPWAAPFRYSADRHAGISGVQVTRIAGGTTQNLTPVLVTDNGDAPIREATGAPTQPPADGIPDVQPAS, encoded by the coding sequence ATGAAGGCAACGGCTCTCTGCGCCGCTCTGGCCGCAGCGGTGCTGGTCAGCGCGTGCGGCGCAGGCGGTCGCCCGGAAGGGGGCGGCGCCGGCACCGAGGCCGAGGTCGGGATCACCCCGACCTCGGTGAAGGTCGGCGCGCACTTCCCGCTCACCGGCGTGGCCGCGCCGGGCTACAGCGAGATCCCGACCGGCACGAAGGCCTACTTCGACTTCGTCAACGCGGCGGGCGGCATCCACGGGCGGCAGATCGAGTACGTCTTCCGCGACGACGCCTACAACCCGACGCAGACCAGCCAGGTCGTCAACGAGCTGGTGCTCCAGGACCAGGTCTTCGCGATGATGGGCGGGCTCGGCACGCCCACCCACTCGGCCGTGCTCGACCACCTCAACAGCGAGGGCGTGCCCGACCTCTTCGTGTCCTCCGGCTCCCTGCTGTGGGACCAGCCGGCGGAGAACCCGATGACGTTCGGCTGGCAGCCCGACTACGAGATCGAGGCCAAGATCATCGGGCAGTACGTGGCGCAGAACTTCCCGCAGGCGCGCGTGGGGCTGTTCCTGCAGGACGACGACCTCGGCCGGGATGCCGAGATCGGCGCCCGCCGCTACCTGGAGAACCAGATCGTGGCCGCGGAGCGGTACACGCCCGGCAACACCGACGTCGCCCCGCAGATCGCCGCGCTGCAGGCCGCAGGCGCCGACCTCGTGATCGGGTTCAACGTCCCGTCGTACACGGCGCTGTCGCAGCTGCAGTCGCTGCGGCTGAACTACCGGCCGCAGTGGATCTACTCGAACATCGGGTCCGACCCGGCCCTGGTCGGATCGCTGCTCGCCCGGTTCTCGGAGGGCGCCGTGACCGACGCCGGGCTCCTCGAAGGCGTGCTGACCACCGAGTACCTGCCCGGCGTCGACACCCCGGACAACCCCTGGACGCAGCTCTTCCAGCGTGTCTGGGACGCCCACGGCGGCGAGGGCGAGCTCACCAACTACCGCGTCTACGGCATGTCCGAGGCGTACACGTTCGTGCAGGCGCTGCAGGCGGCGGGCCCGAACCCGACGCGCGAGGGCATCGTCGATGCGGTCGAGCGTGCCGGCGGCTCGTTCACCGGCCCGTGGGCCGCGCCGTTCCGGTACTCCGCCGACCGGCACGCGGGCATCTCCGGCGTGCAGGTCACCCGGATCGCGGGCGGCACCACGCAGAACCTGACCCCGGTGCTCGTCACCGACAACGGCGACGCGCCGATCAGGGAGGCCACCGGGGCACCGACGCAGCCTCCGGCGGACGGCATCCCGGACGTGCAGCCGGCGAGCTGA
- a CDS encoding branched-chain amino acid ABC transporter permease: MVQQTDRPSTRSAPVRERRFRWRPRSTFARHGLAVVIALVVVVLVLEFTSPFRNSQLATMSYYAIAAAGLTVLTGLNGQISLGHGALMAVGAYTTGLLLGPEGEGALPLPLVMLAAAAVTALVGAVVGAAAARLHGPYLAGATLALAVAVPGLAIYFDHTLGGEQGLRIASPDVPGWFDATIWFLFAHETPSAKYLAYLGWGTLLLVLLLLANLMAGRVGRVWRAVRDDEVAAELAGIRLGRVRVLAFVVSAACAGLAGAVLGVVVRLAAPSGFTIVLSLGLLTAVVVGGLGSLAGALLGSALLVFLPPAVTNLGIGAGLDGTQAAQLAPFVYGVVLILVMLLAPTGVVGVLKTVWGRRRRTR, from the coding sequence ATGGTGCAGCAGACCGACCGGCCCTCCACCCGTTCCGCTCCGGTCCGCGAGCGCCGGTTCCGGTGGCGCCCGCGCTCGACGTTCGCACGGCACGGGCTCGCGGTCGTCATCGCGCTGGTCGTCGTGGTGCTCGTGCTGGAGTTCACCAGCCCGTTCCGCAACTCGCAGCTCGCCACGATGTCGTACTACGCGATCGCGGCGGCCGGGCTGACCGTCCTCACCGGGCTCAACGGCCAGATCTCACTCGGCCACGGCGCGCTGATGGCCGTCGGCGCGTACACGACCGGCCTGCTGCTGGGCCCCGAGGGCGAGGGCGCGCTGCCGCTCCCGTTGGTCATGCTCGCCGCCGCCGCCGTCACGGCGCTGGTCGGCGCGGTGGTCGGAGCGGCGGCCGCCCGCCTGCACGGGCCGTACCTCGCGGGCGCCACGCTCGCGCTGGCCGTCGCGGTGCCGGGCCTGGCGATCTACTTCGACCACACGCTCGGCGGCGAGCAGGGCCTGCGCATCGCCTCGCCCGACGTGCCGGGCTGGTTCGACGCCACGATCTGGTTCCTGTTCGCACACGAGACGCCCAGCGCGAAGTACCTCGCCTACCTCGGCTGGGGCACGCTGTTGCTGGTCCTGCTGCTGCTCGCCAACCTCATGGCCGGCCGGGTCGGGCGCGTGTGGCGCGCGGTGCGCGACGACGAGGTGGCCGCCGAGCTCGCCGGGATCCGGCTGGGGCGGGTGCGGGTGCTGGCGTTCGTGGTCAGCGCGGCGTGCGCCGGGCTCGCGGGCGCGGTGCTCGGCGTCGTCGTCCGGCTGGCCGCGCCCAGCGGGTTCACGATCGTGCTCTCGCTCGGGCTGCTCACGGCGGTGGTCGTCGGCGGGCTCGGCAGCCTCGCAGGCGCCCTGCTCGGCAGCGCGTTGCTGGTGTTCCTGCCGCCCGCGGTCACCAACCTCGGCATCGGCGCCGGGCTGGACGGCACGCAGGCCGCGCAGCTCGCGCCGTTCGTCTACGGCGTGGTGCTGATCCTCGTGATGCTGCTCGCCCCGACGGGGGTGGTGGGCGTGCTGAAGACGGTCTGGGGTCGCAGGAGGAGGACACGATGA
- a CDS encoding branched-chain amino acid ABC transporter permease, with translation MQQFLNITLTGLGQGAIYAAFALALVLIWRSTRIVNFAQGAMGMFTTYLALTVIEAGQSYWVGLVVALLAGLVLGALVERLVIRPVEGGPELNAVIVTLGLFVALQALAAILFGSTFRSFPAPFDLRGFTVGGVNIAFTANSIYVIVAVVVVMLGLVALFRFTDLGLKMRAAAFSQEVSRLLGVRVGRMLTLGWALAAVVGSLSGLLIAGGSLVFPAYMDVVIVYGFVAAVLGGLDSPGGAVVGGLTIGLLLSYVSGYLGSELVALAALAILVAVLLVRPQGLFARTAARRV, from the coding sequence ATGCAGCAGTTCCTCAACATCACGCTGACGGGCCTCGGCCAGGGCGCGATCTACGCCGCGTTCGCGCTCGCCCTGGTGCTGATCTGGCGCTCGACGCGGATCGTCAACTTCGCCCAGGGCGCGATGGGCATGTTCACGACCTACCTCGCACTCACGGTGATCGAGGCCGGGCAGTCGTACTGGGTCGGGCTCGTCGTGGCGCTGCTGGCGGGGCTCGTCCTGGGGGCGCTGGTCGAGCGGCTGGTCATCCGCCCGGTCGAGGGCGGGCCGGAGCTCAACGCCGTGATCGTCACGCTCGGGCTGTTCGTGGCGCTGCAGGCGCTCGCCGCGATCCTGTTCGGCTCGACCTTCCGGTCCTTCCCCGCCCCGTTCGACCTGCGCGGCTTCACCGTCGGCGGCGTCAACATCGCGTTCACCGCCAACAGCATCTACGTGATCGTCGCCGTGGTCGTCGTGATGCTCGGGCTGGTCGCGCTCTTCCGCTTCACCGACCTCGGCCTGAAGATGCGCGCCGCCGCGTTCAGCCAGGAGGTCTCGCGGCTGCTCGGCGTGCGCGTCGGCCGGATGCTGACGCTGGGCTGGGCGCTCGCCGCGGTCGTCGGGTCGCTCTCCGGGCTGCTCATCGCAGGCGGCAGCCTGGTGTTCCCCGCCTACATGGACGTCGTGATCGTCTACGGGTTCGTGGCCGCGGTGCTGGGCGGGCTCGACTCCCCCGGCGGCGCCGTCGTCGGCGGGCTGACGATCGGGTTGCTGCTCTCCTACGTCAGCGGGTACCTGGGCAGCGAGCTCGTCGCGCTCGCGGCGCTGGCGATCCTCGTCGCGGTGCTGTTGGTGCGGCCACAGGGCCTGTTCGCCCGGACCGCGGCGCGGAGGGTCTGA
- a CDS encoding ABC transporter ATP-binding protein, producing MSTGSLEVRGLTTSYGAVTALDEVDLGAEPGQITAVLGANGAGKTTLLRTISGLVRPSAGQVLLDGADLTRSATEEIARAGIAHVPEGRGVITELTVEENLRLGAMLGASRRRDGRGLAQVYEMFPPLRERRRQDAHVLSGGERQMLVIGRALLTGPSVLLLDEPSLGLAPRIVAQIFELLRGLVDAEGTTVLLVEQNARSALSIADVGIVLNLGRVVARDRAATLAADDALRHAYLGF from the coding sequence GTGAGCACCGGCAGCCTCGAGGTGCGAGGGCTCACCACGTCGTACGGCGCCGTCACCGCCCTGGACGAGGTCGATCTCGGCGCGGAGCCGGGGCAGATCACCGCCGTGCTGGGGGCGAACGGGGCGGGGAAGACCACGCTGCTGCGCACGATCTCGGGGCTGGTGCGGCCGTCTGCCGGGCAGGTGCTGCTCGACGGCGCCGACCTCACCCGGTCCGCGACCGAGGAGATCGCCCGCGCCGGCATCGCGCACGTCCCAGAGGGCCGCGGCGTGATCACCGAGCTGACCGTCGAGGAGAACCTCCGGCTCGGGGCCATGCTGGGGGCGTCGCGGCGCCGGGACGGGCGGGGCCTGGCGCAGGTCTACGAGATGTTCCCGCCGCTGCGGGAGCGCCGCCGCCAGGACGCGCACGTGCTCTCCGGCGGCGAGCGGCAGATGCTCGTGATCGGGCGGGCGCTGCTCACCGGGCCGTCGGTCCTGCTGCTGGACGAGCCGTCGCTCGGGCTGGCGCCGCGGATCGTGGCCCAGATCTTCGAGCTGCTGCGCGGCCTCGTCGACGCCGAGGGCACCACGGTGCTGCTGGTGGAGCAGAACGCCCGAAGCGCCCTGTCCATCGCCGACGTCGGGATCGTGCTGAACCTGGGCCGGGTGGTCGCCCGCGACCGCGCGGCCACCCTCGCGGCCGACGACGCCCTCCGCCACGCCTACCTCGGGTTCTAG
- a CDS encoding ABC transporter ATP-binding protein, with amino-acid sequence MKPPAEEIPVFAVAGAGVRFGGLVALDDVSLAVTAGAVHGVIGPNGAGKTTLFNVCCGFVRPDTGQVLRHGRPVRDLRPHRLAAMGVARTLQGVGLFRGLTVAENVMVGADRHRRAGFAASLFALARSDRDERALRERAMAALAELGADGYADRLPGSLPYAVQKRVALARALAAEPDLLLLDEPASGLGADEMAELGELIRGLTARMSVVLVEHHMDLVMGVCDRITVLDFGRVVADGTPDKVRDDQAVIDAYLGEEAARS; translated from the coding sequence GTGAAGCCGCCCGCCGAAGAGATCCCGGTGTTCGCGGTGGCGGGGGCCGGCGTGCGGTTCGGCGGGCTCGTGGCGCTCGACGACGTCTCGCTCGCCGTCACCGCGGGCGCCGTGCACGGGGTGATCGGACCGAACGGGGCGGGCAAGACCACCCTGTTCAACGTCTGCTGCGGCTTCGTGCGACCCGACACCGGCCAGGTCCTGCGCCACGGCCGCCCGGTACGCGACCTGCGCCCGCACCGGCTCGCCGCGATGGGCGTCGCCCGCACGCTGCAGGGCGTCGGCCTGTTCCGCGGCCTGACGGTGGCGGAGAACGTGATGGTCGGCGCCGACCGTCATCGCCGCGCCGGGTTCGCCGCCTCGCTCTTCGCGCTGGCCCGCTCCGACCGCGACGAGCGCGCCCTGCGCGAGCGCGCCATGGCCGCCCTCGCGGAGCTGGGCGCCGACGGCTACGCCGACCGGCTGCCCGGCAGCCTGCCCTACGCCGTGCAGAAGCGGGTGGCGCTGGCCCGCGCCCTCGCCGCGGAACCCGACCTGCTGCTGCTCGACGAGCCGGCGAGCGGGCTGGGCGCCGACGAGATGGCCGAGCTGGGCGAGCTGATCCGGGGGCTCACCGCCCGGATGTCGGTGGTGCTGGTGGAGCACCACATGGACCTCGTGATGGGCGTCTGCGACCGCATCACCGTCCTCGACTTCGGCCGGGTGGTGGCCGACGGCACCCCGGACAAGGTGCGGGACGACCAGGCGGTCATCGACGCGTACCTGGGTGAGGAGGCGGCGCGTTCATGA